In Halarcobacter mediterraneus, the following proteins share a genomic window:
- the mltG gene encoding endolytic transglycosylase MltG, whose product MRTENKNRNIKISSLIAFSIIEFILLAIIAILFYVNIPLTSTKVLYIPKGSTKSIISHLNKTGYELNNVDKYIINFLGYPQSGWIDLKSQYMKKADFLYKLTTSKAALKTITLIPGETSYFFIKDIAQKFNLSEEKLHEVYNKYAYKKDGNILAETYSLPYGMKEDHLLFYLFSNTNKQYEEFSKKIFGYYDKKKWYYYIIMASIIQKEAASIDEMPLVSSVIYNRLKKGMALQMDGTLNYGEYSHQKVTAQKIREDNSSYNTYKNRGLPDNPVCAVSLNAIKAAIFPVKSDFLYFVRDNSTGLHKFTSSYKEHIRNININRDTKKTYTKVKKVENKFDKEAKKIMQTDVTKQKPSSIKSLWNNVK is encoded by the coding sequence CTGTTTTACGTAAATATACCATTAACTTCAACAAAAGTTTTATATATCCCTAAAGGCAGTACGAAAAGTATTATATCACATTTAAATAAAACTGGTTATGAACTAAATAATGTAGATAAATATATAATTAATTTTTTAGGTTATCCTCAAAGTGGTTGGATTGATTTAAAATCACAATATATGAAAAAAGCTGACTTTTTATATAAACTAACAACTTCAAAAGCAGCACTAAAGACAATTACTCTAATTCCTGGGGAAACATCTTATTTTTTCATCAAAGATATTGCCCAAAAATTTAATCTATCAGAAGAAAAGCTCCATGAAGTTTATAATAAGTATGCCTATAAAAAAGATGGGAATATACTTGCTGAAACATACTCATTACCTTATGGAATGAAAGAAGACCATTTATTATTTTATTTATTTTCAAATACTAATAAACAGTATGAAGAATTTTCAAAAAAGATTTTTGGGTATTATGATAAAAAGAAATGGTATTACTATATTATTATGGCATCAATTATTCAAAAAGAAGCTGCAAGTATTGATGAAATGCCTTTAGTCTCAAGTGTTATCTATAATAGATTAAAAAAAGGGATGGCCTTACAAATGGATGGAACATTAAACTATGGTGAATATTCCCATCAAAAAGTTACTGCTCAAAAAATTAGAGAAGACAATAGTTCTTATAATACTTATAAAAATAGAGGTTTACCTGACAACCCAGTTTGTGCAGTAAGTTTAAATGCAATTAAAGCTGCAATTTTTCCTGTAAAAAGTGATTTTTTATATTTTGTAAGAGACAACTCTACTGGTTTACATAAATTTACAAGTTCATATAAAGAACATATTAGAAATATAAATATTAATAGAGATACGAAAAAAACATATACAAAAGTTAAAAAAGTAGAAAATAAATTTGATAAAGAAGCTAAAAAAATTATGCAGACAGATGTAACAAAGCAAAAACCTTCATCTATAAAATCTCTTTGGAATAATGTTAAATAA
- a CDS encoding NADP-dependent isocitrate dehydrogenase: MSKIIYTKVDEAPALATYSFLPIIKAFTKSSGIEMVTKDISLAGRILANFPENLKEEQKIGDALAELGDMTQDPNANIIKLPNISASIPQLKAAIAELQSKGYNVPNYDESEEITSRYAKILGSAVNPVLREGNSDRRAPGAVKNYAKKNPHRMGTWSKDSKTNVAHMDADDFYGSEVSTTLATEDNFQIKFVSSNGEEKVLKDSLPLEAGEVIDATKMSAKALQEFYQKSIDEAKQKDVLLSLHLKATMMKVSDPIMFGFAVKVFFKDLIEKHGALFDELGVNFNNGLGDLYSKLDSIDADKKAEIEADIAAIYEKQPRLAMVNSAKGITNLHVPSDVIIDASMPAMIKGGGKMWNAEDKEEDTLAMIPDRCYATTYQAVIEDCKENGALDPTTMGTVPNVGLMAKKAEEYGSHDKTFQAQTDGKFVVTNKAGETVFTLDADKGDIFRMCQAKDAPIKDWVKLAVTRAKLSDTPAIFWLDENRAHDAELIKKVNTYLKDHDTTGLDISIMSPLDATKKSLERMRKGLDTISVTGNVLRDYNTDLFPILELGTSAKMLSIVPLMKGGGLFETGAGGSAPKHVQQFVEESYLRWDSLGEFMALAASFEHLANTQNNEKARVLANTLDKATGTFLENDKSPSRKLGSVDNRGSHFYLAMYWAQELAAQNDDTDLAAEFAPIAKAMAENEDKINSELVANHGKPSDIGGYYLPDDEKASQAMRPSSTLNSIIG, encoded by the coding sequence ATGTCAAAAATCATATATACGAAAGTTGATGAAGCTCCTGCTTTAGCGACATATTCATTTTTACCAATTATCAAAGCTTTTACAAAAAGTTCTGGTATAGAAATGGTAACAAAAGATATTTCATTAGCAGGTAGAATTTTAGCAAACTTTCCTGAAAACTTAAAAGAAGAACAAAAAATTGGTGATGCTTTAGCAGAACTTGGTGATATGACACAAGATCCAAATGCAAATATTATCAAGCTACCAAATATTTCAGCTTCTATTCCACAATTAAAAGCTGCAATTGCTGAATTACAATCAAAAGGTTATAATGTACCTAACTATGATGAATCTGAAGAAATTACATCAAGATATGCTAAAATTTTAGGTTCTGCTGTTAATCCAGTATTAAGAGAAGGAAATTCAGATAGAAGAGCTCCTGGAGCAGTAAAAAATTATGCAAAGAAAAATCCACATAGAATGGGTACTTGGTCAAAAGACTCAAAAACAAACGTTGCACACATGGATGCAGATGATTTCTATGGTTCAGAAGTTTCTACAACTTTAGCAACAGAAGACAACTTCCAAATTAAATTTGTATCTTCAAACGGAGAAGAAAAAGTATTAAAAGACTCTTTACCGTTAGAAGCTGGTGAAGTTATTGATGCAACTAAAATGTCTGCAAAAGCTTTACAAGAGTTTTATCAAAAATCAATTGATGAAGCTAAACAAAAAGATGTACTATTATCATTACACCTAAAAGCTACTATGATGAAAGTATCTGATCCAATTATGTTTGGATTTGCTGTAAAAGTATTTTTTAAAGATTTAATTGAAAAACATGGTGCATTATTTGATGAATTGGGTGTTAATTTCAATAATGGATTAGGTGACTTATATTCTAAATTAGATTCTATAGATGCAGACAAAAAAGCAGAAATTGAAGCAGATATTGCTGCAATTTATGAAAAACAACCAAGACTTGCAATGGTAAATTCTGCTAAAGGGATTACAAACTTACATGTACCATCTGATGTTATTATTGATGCATCTATGCCAGCTATGATTAAAGGTGGTGGTAAAATGTGGAATGCTGAAGATAAAGAAGAAGATACTTTAGCGATGATTCCAGATAGATGTTATGCTACTACTTACCAAGCTGTTATTGAAGATTGTAAAGAAAATGGTGCATTAGATCCAACAACTATGGGTACTGTTCCAAATGTTGGTTTAATGGCTAAAAAAGCTGAAGAATATGGTTCTCATGATAAAACTTTCCAAGCTCAAACTGATGGTAAATTTGTTGTTACAAACAAAGCAGGAGAAACTGTATTTACTTTAGATGCTGATAAAGGTGATATTTTCAGAATGTGCCAAGCAAAAGATGCTCCAATTAAAGATTGGGTTAAACTTGCTGTAACAAGAGCAAAATTATCTGATACTCCAGCAATTTTTTGGTTAGATGAAAATAGAGCTCATGATGCTGAATTAATTAAAAAAGTAAATACATATTTAAAAGACCATGATACAACAGGATTAGATATTTCTATTATGTCTCCATTAGATGCAACTAAAAAATCTTTAGAAAGAATGAGAAAAGGTTTAGATACTATTTCTGTAACAGGTAACGTTTTAAGAGATTATAATACTGACCTTTTTCCAATTTTAGAACTTGGAACAAGTGCTAAAATGCTTTCAATTGTTCCATTAATGAAAGGTGGAGGATTATTTGAAACTGGTGCAGGAGGTTCTGCTCCTAAACACGTTCAACAATTTGTTGAAGAGTCTTATTTAAGATGGGATTCATTAGGTGAATTTATGGCATTAGCTGCTTCATTTGAACACTTGGCAAATACTCAAAACAATGAAAAAGCTAGAGTTTTAGCTAATACACTAGATAAAGCAACAGGAACTTTCTTAGAAAATGATAAATCACCTTCAAGAAAACTTGGTTCAGTAGATAATAGAGGTTCACACTTCTACTTAGCAATGTATTGGGCACAAGAATTAGCGGCACAAAATGATGATACTGATTTAGCTGCAGAATTTGCTCCAATTGCTAAAGCAATGGCAGAAAATGAAGATAAAATTAATAGTGAATTAGTAGCAAACCATGGTAAACCATCAGATATTGGTGGATATTACTTACCAGATGATGAAAAAGCTTCACAAGCTATGAGACCATCATCTACATTAAATTCAATCATAGGTTAA